A stretch of the Papaver somniferum cultivar HN1 chromosome 6, ASM357369v1, whole genome shotgun sequence genome encodes the following:
- the LOC113288240 gene encoding ras-related protein RABB1c: MSYAYLFKYIIIGDTGVGKSCLLLQFTDKRFQPVHDLTIGVEFGARMITIDNKPIKLQIWDTAGQESFRSITRSYYRGAAGALLVYDITRRETFNHLASWLEDARQHANANMTIMLIGNKCDLAHRRAVSTEEGEQFAKENGLIFMEASAKTAQNVEEAFISTAATIYKKIQDGVFDVSNESYGIKVGYGGVPGTSGGNSGAASQGGGCCN; this comes from the exons GAGTTGGAAAGTCATGCCTTCTTCTGCAGTTTACCGACAAGAGGTTCCAGCCCGTGCATGACTTAACCATAGGTGTCGAGTTTGGGGCGAGAATGATCACAATTGACAACAAGCCAATAAAGCTCCAAATATGGGATACG GCTGGACAAGAATCTTTCCGCTCAATTACAAGATCCTATTACAGAGGTGCTGCTGGTGCTTTGCTAGTTTATGATATCACAAG GAGGGAGACTTTCAATCACCTGGCTAGCTGGCTGGAAGATGCAAGGCAGCATGCGAATGCAAACATGACAATTATGCTTATTGGCAATAAGTGTGATCTTGCTCATAGAAGAGCAGTTAGCACTGAGGAAGGTGAACAATTTGCCAAGGAGAATGGATTGATATTTATGGAGGCCTCAGCAAAGACTGCTCAAAATGTTGAGGAG GCGTTCATAAGCACAGCTGCCACAATATACAAGAAGATTCAGGATGGTGTCTTTGATGTATCAAATGAG TCCTATGGAATAAAAGTGGGATATGGAGGAGTTCCAGGGACGTCTGGAGGAAACAGCGGGGCTGCTTCTCAAGGTGGGGGTTGTTGCAATTGA